In a single window of the Panthera uncia isolate 11264 chromosome B2 unlocalized genomic scaffold, Puncia_PCG_1.0 HiC_scaffold_25, whole genome shotgun sequence genome:
- the LOC125939467 gene encoding olfactory receptor 2J3-like, translating to MMKGKNASSEGYFILLGFSHWPHLEVVLFVLILMFYLMTLIGNLFIIVLSYLDAHLHTPMYFFLSNLSFLDLCYTTSSIPQLLVNLWGPEKTISYAGCMTQLYFALALGTTECVLLVVMSYDRYAAVCRPLHYTVLMNPRFCHLLAVASWVSGFTNSALHSSFTFWVPLCGHRQVDHFFCEVPALLRLSCVDTRANELTLLITSSIFVFIPLILILSSYVAIARTVLRLQSSTRLQRLFGTCGAHLMVVSLFFIPILCIYLQPPSGSSQEQGKFIALFYTVVTPSLNPLIYTLRNKDVRGAVRRLVGQERPVHS from the coding sequence ATGATGAAGGGGAAAAATGCAAGTTCTGAAGGCTACTTTATTCTACTGGGTTTTTCACATTGGCCTCATCTGGAAGTAGTTCTCTTTGTGCTTATCTTGATGTTCTACTTGATGACATTGATAGGCAACCTTTTTATTATTGTCTTGTCATACCTGGACGCCCATCTCCACActcccatgtacttcttcctctcaAACCTCTCTTTTCTGGATCTCTGCTACACCACCAGCTCCATCCCTCAGTTGCTGGTCAATCTCTGGGGCCCAGAAAAGACCATCTCTTATGCCGGTTGCATGACTCAACTTTACTTTGCCCTTGCACTGGGAACCACAGAGTGTGTCCTCCTGGTGGTCATGTCCTATGACCGTTATGCAGCTGTCTGTAGACCCCTACATTACACCGTGCTCATGAACCCTCGTTTCTGCCACCTGTTGGCTGTGGCTTCCTGGGTCAGTGGCTTTACCAACTCAGCACTTCATTCCTCCTTTACCTTCTGGGTCCCCCTCTGTGGACATCGCCAAGTGGACCATTTCTTCTGTGAAGTTCCAGCACTGCTGCGATTATCGTGTGTTGATACCCGTGCTAATGAGCTGACCCTCCTGATCACAAgctccatttttgttttcataccaCTCATCCTGATTCTCAGCTCATATGTTGCCATTGCCCGTACTGTGCTGAGGTTGCAGTCATCAACCAGACTTCAGAGACTCTTTGGAACATGCGGAGCCCATCTTATGGTTGTGTCCCTCTTTTTCATTCCAATCTTGTGCATATATCTGCAGCCACCATCAGGAAGTTCTCAAGAACAAGGCAAGTTCATTGCCCTTTTTTATACTGTTGTCACACCTAGCCTCAACCCTCTAATCTACACTCTCAGAAACAAAGATGTAAGAGGGGCAGTAAGGAGACTAGTGGGACAGGAGAGGCCTGTGCACTCATGA